A single Meiothermus cerbereus DSM 11376 DNA region contains:
- a CDS encoding DUF2586 family protein: MSLPGVYPIIQDGGLGVVAPSGDGARVVVGVSSAGPLNQVIGLSDLGAVPSTLGTGPLARAVADQLAYGGGQVYAVRASADVAGTVTPDAGNPASPAVTVTGSPLDAYDLQVRITRAGALGTSAFVYSLDGGDSLSLEIATAATYVIPGTGLTLNFAAGSYVLGDVYKFAVTAPRCSVSAAQTAIRAALGSALLYEYIQLAQPSDAAMWAALDALALEAENQFRYIYFVAETVPPGSDADAWVNARLTEKASFASKHLQIVAAWGEVVDTLSGRLEVQSLASRIAARSSRNPVHIKTSWVQQGPLAGLVVPAPFTTGQYGKATSFNNAHALALDNAGFTTIYKLIGRDGWFVVEDRMAAAPTSDYKIVPNRRVMNKATTQVRQALLDFVQQGVDPLDLNASLATLVARANTPLRIMQSKGEIVRGRVIIPPGQDILASSSLRVQVRIVPLGYLREITLDIGFENPFLAA; this comes from the coding sequence ATGAGCCTGCCGGGTGTTTATCCGATTATTCAGGATGGCGGCCTGGGCGTAGTGGCCCCGTCCGGGGATGGGGCTCGGGTGGTGGTGGGGGTTTCCAGCGCAGGGCCCCTCAACCAGGTGATTGGCCTTTCCGACCTGGGCGCGGTGCCCTCCACCCTGGGCACGGGCCCGCTGGCGCGGGCGGTGGCCGACCAGCTCGCCTATGGCGGGGGCCAGGTCTACGCGGTGCGGGCCAGCGCGGATGTGGCCGGCACCGTGACCCCCGACGCGGGCAACCCCGCCAGCCCTGCGGTCACCGTCACGGGCAGCCCGCTGGATGCCTACGATTTACAGGTGCGGATCACCCGCGCCGGGGCGCTGGGCACATCGGCCTTCGTGTACAGCCTGGACGGGGGCGACAGCCTCAGCCTGGAGATCGCCACCGCGGCCACCTACGTCATCCCCGGCACCGGCCTGACCCTCAACTTCGCGGCGGGCAGCTACGTGCTGGGCGATGTTTACAAGTTTGCGGTGACAGCGCCCAGGTGTAGCGTATCGGCGGCCCAGACCGCCATCCGGGCCGCGCTCGGCTCGGCCCTGCTCTACGAGTACATCCAGCTGGCCCAGCCCAGCGACGCCGCCATGTGGGCGGCCCTGGATGCGCTGGCCCTGGAGGCGGAAAACCAATTCCGTTACATCTACTTCGTGGCCGAAACCGTTCCTCCGGGCAGCGATGCAGATGCCTGGGTCAACGCCCGGCTGACGGAAAAGGCCAGCTTCGCCTCCAAGCATTTGCAGATCGTGGCCGCCTGGGGCGAGGTGGTGGATACCCTGAGCGGTCGCCTCGAGGTGCAGAGTCTGGCCTCGCGGATCGCTGCCCGCAGCAGCCGCAACCCCGTGCACATCAAAACCTCCTGGGTGCAGCAGGGCCCCCTGGCGGGCTTGGTGGTGCCCGCGCCCTTCACCACGGGCCAGTACGGCAAGGCCACCAGCTTCAACAATGCGCACGCCCTGGCCCTGGACAACGCTGGCTTCACCACCATCTATAAGTTGATTGGCCGGGACGGCTGGTTCGTGGTGGAGGACCGCATGGCCGCCGCCCCCACCAGCGACTACAAGATCGTGCCCAACCGGCGGGTGATGAACAAGGCCACCACCCAGGTGCGCCAGGCCCTGCTCGATTTCGTGCAGCAGGGGGTGGACCCGCTCGATCTCAATGCCTCCCTGGCTACCCTGGTGGCCCGCGCCAATACCCCCTTGCGCATCATGCAGAGCAAGGGCGAGATCGTGCGGGGCCGGGTCATCATTCCCCCCGGCCAGGACATCCTGGCCAGCTCATCCCTGCGGGTGCAGGTGCGCATCGTCCCGCTGGGCTATCTGCGGGAGATCACCCTGGACATCGGCTTCGAGAACCCCTTTCTGGCGGCCTAG
- a CDS encoding phage protease: MHTLTSSGVTSQISLQDGGVPNRIPLHPFGEFFGNGRRFVFDEASLAAVREQLRQNGRPWVLDWHHATLDVEAGKRDKAPAAGFIQDVVVEEGYVYGLVEWTPEGAADVMKGAFAFISPVLLHTEDGHVVGYHSHALTNRPGTQWQRRIGMEEKMDWLRQMVGLPPDAGEEQVRAALEALQARAQLGDLLVQSLGLSDATVTPELRARVIRLAANEQVLDEVSRLREQLEQEARQREQQRIQALVEAALEDGRILPNQRELFLRLAASDFEATRMALEALPPRVPTQLPQLQPAQKQGRAALSDNDLAVAQLVGVSQEALLKYGGDD, from the coding sequence TTGCACACCCTGACCTCTTCCGGCGTCACTTCGCAGATATCCTTGCAGGACGGTGGCGTCCCTAATCGGATTCCGCTGCATCCGTTCGGTGAGTTTTTCGGCAATGGCCGCCGGTTTGTGTTCGATGAGGCCAGTCTGGCGGCAGTGCGGGAGCAACTGCGCCAGAATGGCCGGCCCTGGGTGCTCGACTGGCACCACGCCACGCTGGATGTGGAGGCTGGCAAGCGGGACAAAGCCCCAGCCGCTGGCTTTATTCAGGATGTGGTGGTCGAAGAGGGTTATGTGTATGGCCTGGTTGAGTGGACCCCGGAAGGGGCGGCGGATGTGATGAAGGGGGCCTTCGCCTTCATCTCCCCGGTGCTGCTCCACACCGAGGACGGTCACGTCGTCGGCTACCACTCGCACGCGCTCACAAACCGCCCCGGCACGCAGTGGCAACGCCGGATCGGTATGGAGGAAAAAATGGACTGGTTAAGACAGATGGTAGGACTCCCCCCGGATGCCGGGGAGGAGCAGGTGCGCGCCGCGCTGGAGGCTCTGCAAGCCCGAGCCCAGCTGGGCGATCTACTGGTGCAATCGCTGGGCCTCAGCGACGCCACCGTGACCCCCGAGCTGCGGGCCCGGGTCATCCGGCTGGCCGCCAACGAGCAGGTGCTCGACGAGGTCAGCCGCCTGCGCGAACAGTTGGAGCAGGAGGCCCGTCAACGCGAGCAGCAGCGTATCCAGGCCCTGGTGGAGGCCGCGTTGGAAGACGGACGCATCCTGCCCAACCAGCGTGAGTTATTCCTGCGCCTGGCGGCCAGCGACTTCGAGGCCACCCGCATGGCCCTGGAGGCCCTGCCTCCCCGCGTGCCCACCCAGCTACCGCAGCTACAGCCTGCCCAGAAGCAAGGTCGCGCCGCGCTCAGCGACAACGACCTGGCCGTAGCGCAGCTGGTGGGCGTTTCCCAGGAAGCCTTATTGAAATACGGAGGTGATGATTAA
- a CDS encoding helix-turn-helix domain-containing protein: protein MKRRGINTLEEFAKQSGISRGTLYHLVRGRVSPKGTWVKPSVDTLLVLARFLERPIQDLIFRLEPDAPGVSEQDRTIACGTVKVFGVVGAGPGQFEPTLKSVYVPAVVAKGRPLAAYEVRGDSMCGGKRPICDGDIIVANMADKGCSGQVVVARLVDGSFVCKALKEDKFGRRLMSLNPLYTNSAPPVIPAEDVDEVIGRVVWVQGALNGVEE from the coding sequence ATGAAGAGGCGAGGTATTAACACCCTTGAGGAGTTCGCTAAGCAGTCGGGTATTTCGAGAGGGACGTTGTATCATCTTGTTAGGGGACGAGTTTCTCCGAAGGGGACTTGGGTAAAGCCATCAGTAGACACCCTGTTAGTTCTTGCTAGATTCCTCGAGCGTCCCATTCAAGACCTAATTTTTCGGCTTGAGCCAGACGCGCCTGGAGTGTCTGAACAGGATCGGACTATCGCCTGTGGGACGGTAAAGGTTTTCGGTGTCGTAGGCGCTGGCCCCGGCCAGTTCGAGCCCACGTTAAAGAGCGTCTATGTTCCTGCCGTTGTGGCCAAAGGGCGACCACTTGCGGCATATGAGGTCAGGGGTGACTCGATGTGCGGAGGCAAGCGCCCCATCTGCGATGGCGACATCATCGTGGCAAATATGGCCGATAAGGGTTGCAGCGGCCAGGTGGTGGTAGCCCGCCTTGTGGATGGGAGTTTTGTGTGCAAGGCTTTGAAGGAGGATAAGTTTGGCAGGCGGCTAATGTCGCTCAATCCCCTTTACACCAACTCCGCCCCGCCGGTTATTCCTGCTGAGGACGTGGACGAGGTCATCGGGCGCGTGGTCTGGGTGCAGGGGGCGCTGAATGGTGTGGAGGAATAG
- a CDS encoding phage virion morphogenesis protein has protein sequence MGVRIVGDVTRLNRALRKLAATRLDRVAASVGEVLVSSTIQRFNEQKGPDGRPWEPLAAATVAPRKKDFKKSGGLRKQALERMEKRKILIQSGRLRNSITARRDGTRVAVGTNLVYAAIHQFGGLAGRGRGVRIPARPYLGISRADEAEIERILKEALGG, from the coding sequence ATGGGCGTGCGGATCGTGGGGGATGTGACCAGGCTCAACCGGGCGCTGCGCAAACTGGCCGCTACCCGGCTGGATCGCGTGGCGGCCAGTGTGGGGGAGGTTCTGGTCTCCTCCACCATCCAGCGCTTCAACGAGCAAAAGGGCCCCGATGGGCGGCCCTGGGAGCCCCTGGCCGCGGCCACCGTGGCCCCGCGCAAAAAGGACTTCAAGAAGTCCGGTGGGTTGCGAAAGCAGGCGCTGGAGCGAATGGAGAAGCGAAAAATCCTGATTCAATCGGGCCGCCTGCGCAACTCCATCACCGCCAGGCGGGACGGAACCAGGGTGGCGGTGGGCACCAACCTGGTCTACGCCGCCATCCACCAGTTTGGCGGGCTGGCGGGACGCGGGCGCGGGGTGCGCATCCCGGCCCGGCCCTACCTGGGCATATCGAGGGCGGATGAGGCCGAGATCGAGCGCATCCTGAAGGAGGCCCTGGGTGGTTAG
- a CDS encoding gp436 family protein codes for MFTIADVRANLAEDVLIYLVDDENEKAITPAAEARIQEDIRKAVAEVNSYVAQRYTLPLPEIPDVLRDKAMDVVKYKLFSRRGIRPGTADETIRQNYEDALRWLRDLALGKTSLTFSGNSGSDGPAVPQGVLPRIRAARRVFSREKLEDF; via the coding sequence ATGTTCACCATCGCGGATGTAAGGGCCAACCTGGCGGAGGATGTGCTGATCTATCTCGTAGACGACGAGAATGAGAAGGCTATCACCCCCGCCGCAGAGGCCCGCATCCAGGAGGACATCCGCAAGGCAGTGGCCGAGGTCAACTCCTATGTAGCTCAGCGCTACACCCTGCCCCTGCCCGAGATTCCAGATGTTCTGCGCGACAAGGCGATGGATGTGGTCAAGTACAAGCTCTTTTCCCGCCGGGGCATCCGACCCGGTACAGCCGACGAGACCATCCGCCAGAACTACGAGGATGCCCTGCGCTGGCTGCGCGACCTGGCCCTGGGCAAAACCAGCCTGACCTTCAGCGGCAACAGCGGCTCCGATGGGCCTGCGGTGCCCCAGGGGGTACTGCCTCGCATACGCGCGGCCAGGCGAGTGTTTTCCCGCGAGAAGCTGGAGGACTTCTGA
- a CDS encoding Mu-like prophage major head subunit gpT family protein, which produces MIINDANLASLRRSFRALAYEALSQVDLQWSQIAMQAPSNTSANTYGWLADVPGMKEWVDERDIKNLSESSYTIRNRDFELTVAVKQNDIEDDNLGVYTPMFRMLGEEVAYHRDQLVFDVLKAGFTQTCYDGKTFFATDHKVGKQTVSNRGNVPLTAANFEAALAQMQKIPNAAGRPMRLFMGTGERAPLLVVGPDLRATAESIVALRTLSGGGENPNYQKARLLVVPELSGAASAYWFLLETSRAVKPLILQVRKEPQFTALDRPTDENVFKRKEYVYGFDDRKNAGYAFWQLAYGSTGA; this is translated from the coding sequence GTGATCATCAATGATGCCAACCTTGCCAGCCTGCGCCGCAGCTTCCGCGCGCTGGCCTACGAAGCCCTATCCCAGGTCGATCTGCAATGGAGCCAGATCGCCATGCAGGCGCCCAGCAACACCAGCGCCAACACCTATGGCTGGCTGGCGGACGTTCCGGGGATGAAGGAGTGGGTGGACGAGCGGGACATCAAAAACCTGAGCGAGTCCAGCTACACCATCCGCAACCGCGACTTCGAGCTGACCGTGGCGGTCAAACAAAACGACATCGAGGACGACAACCTGGGCGTGTACACCCCTATGTTCCGCATGCTGGGGGAGGAGGTGGCCTACCACCGCGACCAGCTGGTATTCGATGTGCTCAAGGCCGGCTTCACCCAGACCTGCTACGACGGCAAGACCTTCTTCGCCACCGACCACAAGGTGGGCAAGCAGACCGTCAGCAACCGGGGCAACGTGCCCCTGACCGCAGCCAACTTCGAGGCCGCCCTGGCCCAGATGCAGAAGATCCCCAACGCTGCCGGGCGGCCCATGCGCCTGTTCATGGGCACCGGCGAGCGGGCCCCGCTGCTGGTGGTGGGGCCCGACCTGCGGGCCACCGCCGAGAGCATCGTAGCCCTGCGTACCCTCTCCGGTGGCGGGGAAAACCCCAACTACCAGAAGGCCCGTCTGCTGGTGGTGCCCGAGCTGTCGGGCGCTGCTTCGGCCTACTGGTTCCTGCTCGAGACCAGCCGTGCGGTCAAGCCCCTGATCCTGCAGGTGCGCAAGGAGCCGCAATTCACCGCACTGGATCGCCCCACCGACGAGAACGTCTTCAAGCGCAAGGAGTACGTCTACGGCTTTGACGACCGCAAGAACGCGGGGTACGCCTTCTGGCAGCTGGCCTACGGCAGCACCGGCGCTTAA